A genomic stretch from Sphingobacterium sp. ML3W includes:
- a CDS encoding sugar porter family MFS transporter: MNKNTVLAWSFVVALGGFLFGFDTAVISGAEKAVQEHWHLSEFQHGLTMAIALIGTVVGAALGALPSDKLGRKNTLFVVAALYFISAIGSALANDWTIFILFRFLGGIGVGVSSVTAPIYISEISPAASRGKLVGLFQFNVVLGILIAYLSNYFIGQVGEESWRWMLGVQSFPSLLFFVLIFFIPESPRWLLLHKNNLSEATKIMQRINSEGYALEIEKIQASKDAMAGEGKLFIRENARPILLAFCFALFNQLSGINAIIYYAPRVFEMAGLGSQSSLLSTVGIGVINFIFTLVAINFIDKVGRKKLMLVGSIGLIVSLALVSQAFYTGQTTGFAITIYLMSFIAFFAFSQGAVIWVFISEIFPNDVRAKGQTFGSLTHWVMAAIITFCFPALTEMLGGGGTFLIFALFMVLQLVYVLKFMPETKGRSLEDMGQTINLH; encoded by the coding sequence ATGAACAAAAACACGGTATTGGCTTGGTCTTTTGTAGTGGCATTAGGCGGATTTTTATTTGGCTTTGATACAGCTGTTATTTCGGGAGCTGAAAAAGCAGTACAGGAGCATTGGCATTTGAGTGAGTTTCAGCATGGGCTTACGATGGCCATCGCGTTAATAGGTACGGTCGTTGGTGCGGCATTGGGCGCTTTGCCTTCGGACAAGCTCGGTCGCAAAAATACATTATTTGTTGTGGCCGCATTATATTTTATTTCAGCGATCGGAAGTGCGCTGGCCAACGACTGGACAATTTTTATTTTATTCCGGTTTTTGGGCGGTATTGGTGTTGGAGTGTCTTCGGTAACGGCACCTATTTATATTTCCGAAATTTCACCCGCCGCTTCACGGGGCAAACTGGTAGGTCTCTTCCAGTTCAATGTGGTACTGGGTATTTTGATTGCTTATTTATCAAACTATTTTATCGGACAGGTAGGGGAAGAATCCTGGCGCTGGATGCTGGGTGTACAGAGTTTTCCGTCGCTACTGTTTTTTGTGCTGATTTTCTTTATTCCAGAAAGTCCCAGATGGCTGCTATTGCATAAGAATAATCTATCTGAAGCAACAAAGATCATGCAGCGAATCAATTCTGAGGGCTATGCGCTTGAAATCGAGAAAATTCAGGCCTCGAAAGATGCAATGGCAGGTGAGGGTAAATTATTTATACGTGAAAACGCCAGACCAATTTTATTGGCCTTCTGTTTTGCGTTGTTCAATCAGCTCTCGGGTATCAATGCGATCATCTATTATGCACCGCGTGTCTTTGAAATGGCAGGTCTCGGTTCCCAAAGTTCCTTGCTCTCCACGGTAGGGATCGGTGTGATCAACTTTATCTTCACCTTGGTGGCTATCAATTTTATAGATAAGGTAGGTCGCAAAAAACTGATGCTGGTGGGCTCTATTGGATTGATCGTATCCCTCGCACTGGTGTCGCAGGCTTTCTATACAGGGCAAACAACAGGATTTGCTATTACAATCTACCTGATGAGTTTTATTGCCTTCTTTGCCTTCTCTCAGGGAGCTGTGATCTGGGTGTTTATTTCCGAAATTTTTCCGAATGATGTGCGAGCCAAAGGTCAGACATTTGGCAGTTTGACACATTGGGTAATGGCTGCGATTATTACTTTTTGTTTTCCGGCGCTGACAGAGATGCTCGGTGGTGGCGGTACCTTTCTGATTTTTGCACTATTTATGGTATTGCAGCTTGTTTATGTACTGAAATTTATGCCCGAAACAAAAGGACGGTCGCTGGAAGATATGGGACAGACCATCAATTTACATTAA
- a CDS encoding carbohydrate kinase has product MKNLNKLIQGVCFGEVLWDNLPTGKKLGGAPLNVAYHLNKLGVVAQMLTRVGRDENGYELLAVCEQLGIPTTFFQYDDSLPTSTVEVTIDADRNVQYDIVYPVAWDRITAGPAVLEAVSKADFLVYGSLACRDDMSFQSLLTLLKEASFRVMDVNLRAPFFGPHRVYELLRYADLVKMNAEELHIIAEWSGAPSTYTDQQRVDLLLDCFSIQEAIVTYGAAGAVYHHKKANISYHFPALKVQVEDTIGSGDSFLAAFLTKRFQMAEGIALEEVLEFAATLSGFVTQSSGACPAYNAEDINRFHWLNPIFRDSERKMKQ; this is encoded by the coding sequence ATGAAAAACCTGAATAAATTAATACAAGGAGTTTGTTTCGGAGAAGTTCTTTGGGATAATTTGCCGACCGGGAAAAAACTGGGCGGGGCTCCGTTAAATGTTGCTTATCATCTCAATAAGCTTGGCGTTGTTGCACAAATGCTCACCCGTGTCGGAAGGGATGAAAATGGCTATGAGCTGCTTGCCGTATGTGAACAGCTGGGGATCCCGACAACCTTCTTTCAGTACGATGATAGCTTGCCGACCTCTACCGTTGAAGTGACGATTGATGCAGACCGTAATGTACAATACGATATTGTATACCCTGTTGCCTGGGACAGAATTACAGCGGGACCGGCAGTGCTGGAAGCTGTTTCCAAAGCTGACTTCTTGGTGTATGGCAGCTTGGCCTGTCGCGATGATATGAGTTTTCAAAGCCTATTGACCTTATTAAAGGAGGCTTCCTTCAGGGTCATGGATGTCAATTTGCGTGCTCCTTTTTTTGGTCCTCATCGGGTATATGAACTATTGCGCTACGCGGATCTCGTTAAGATGAATGCCGAGGAACTGCATATTATCGCTGAATGGAGTGGGGCACCTTCAACGTACACAGATCAGCAGCGGGTGGATCTACTGTTAGATTGTTTCTCTATTCAGGAAGCTATTGTTACCTACGGCGCCGCAGGAGCAGTATACCATCATAAAAAAGCAAATATCAGCTATCATTTTCCTGCGTTGAAAGTACAGGTGGAAGATACCATCGGAAGCGGAGATTCGTTTTTAGCGGCTTTTTTGACCAAGCGGTTTCAGATGGCAGAAGGAATAGCCTTGGAGGAAGTGCTCGAGTTTGCAGCCACTTTAAGTGGGTTTGTGACGCAGAGCAGCGGTGCATGTCCCGCTTATAATGCGGAAGATATCAACCGCTTTCACTGGCTGAATCCCATCTTCCGTGATAGTGAACGGAAAATGAAACAGTAA
- a CDS encoding TonB-dependent receptor has product MFTRQQAMLLPSLALFSVVAFAQQTEIRGRIADSGTAAPIVGASLVLKGTSQATKTNEKGEFVLQLSGNNGTVEITYVGYESQTILLGDKKFLDIRLVSTEKGLDEVVVTGYQRERKKDLTGAVSVVNVTEMMKAPENNPMKALQGRVAGMTVTSDGSPSGAATVRMRGISSINSSQDPLYVIDGIPTQGGMHELNSNDIESIQVLKDASSASIYGSRAANGVIVITTKRGKLGAPKLTVDAYVTSTHFNNRMKVLNAQQYGQALWQATINSGGNPNSNNIGYQFEWNNDANGVPQLNNVFVSKYIDREHTMYAADTDWFNEVSKPGLLQSYNATLSSATEKSSSYFSVGYLHNSGTLRYTDFQRISARMNADYKLFDGKLVVGENFTVNNTGEVQVPGDVLDLSLKALPVIPVHTVDGIGWGGPALGMNDRHNPMRLLHDNRNNKYNYWRLFGNVYADLQLIKDLHLRTSYGIDYSNFYKRNLEVSYRSGFMSSSRSAVNMEQSQGLKWTWSNTATYRKEIDRHTIDLLAGVEMNRQNDISFNAYTAGDGAFAIETPEYMWPGVSTGTAAVGGGSTGFSLLSYFGKANYSFDDRYLASFTVRHDGSSRFGKNNRFATFPAVTAGWRISSERFMAGTKDYISDLKLRAGWGQTGNQGIGNLATYALFVPEYGVGDPTWNIVDGTAYDLSGTGTGTLPSGYRKIQTENNDLKWETTTQTNIGLDFTLFGQSLYGSVDWYIKATKDMLINPAYIGVVGEGGYRWANGASMENKGLDITTGYRNKTAFGLDYDVTAVFSSYKNKVTHLPEAVENSYGGRQGDNIIGRPLGSFYGYLTDGIFQNQKEVDDHVNQTGKGIGRLRYLNVYGADQQITDMDRTWIGSPHPDFSYSLNIALKYKGFDLSVYFQGVQGIDVENWLKKQTDFWSVDDVNSNKGVRLLNAWTPQNPTSTIPALQTTNNNDEGRLSNYFIENGSYMKLRNLSLGYTLPTATASRLRMSRLRVYVTGQNLFTVKSKNFTGVDPENVGWGYPIPTTWTAGVNIGF; this is encoded by the coding sequence ATGTTTACAAGACAGCAAGCTATGTTGCTTCCGTCTTTGGCTCTCTTTTCAGTTGTTGCTTTTGCGCAGCAAACAGAAATCAGGGGGCGGATTGCGGACAGCGGAACAGCCGCTCCCATCGTTGGAGCGTCGTTAGTGCTCAAGGGAACCAGTCAGGCAACGAAGACAAATGAAAAAGGGGAATTTGTACTCCAGCTATCGGGCAACAACGGTACAGTGGAAATAACCTATGTTGGCTACGAATCCCAGACAATACTATTGGGGGACAAGAAATTTTTGGATATCCGGTTGGTCAGTACCGAAAAAGGACTTGATGAGGTGGTTGTCACCGGCTATCAGCGAGAGCGCAAGAAGGATCTGACCGGCGCCGTGAGTGTCGTCAATGTGACCGAAATGATGAAAGCTCCTGAAAATAATCCTATGAAGGCGCTTCAGGGGCGCGTAGCGGGTATGACGGTAACTTCTGATGGTAGTCCAAGTGGCGCGGCCACTGTACGGATGCGTGGTATCAGCTCCATCAACAGCAGCCAGGATCCGCTCTATGTTATCGATGGTATACCGACACAGGGTGGCATGCATGAGCTCAATTCCAACGATATCGAGAGCATTCAGGTATTAAAAGACGCCTCCTCGGCAAGTATCTACGGCTCACGAGCTGCAAATGGTGTTATCGTGATCACAACAAAAAGAGGGAAACTTGGAGCGCCAAAGCTTACTGTAGACGCTTATGTGACCAGTACACATTTTAATAATCGCATGAAGGTGCTCAATGCACAGCAGTATGGTCAGGCGCTATGGCAGGCAACAATCAATAGCGGCGGTAATCCGAACAGCAATAATATCGGCTATCAATTTGAGTGGAACAACGATGCCAATGGCGTGCCACAGCTCAACAATGTGTTTGTATCCAAATATATCGATCGCGAACATACTATGTATGCCGCAGATACCGATTGGTTCAATGAAGTTTCCAAACCGGGCTTACTCCAATCTTACAATGCGACTTTGAGTTCGGCTACGGAAAAGTCAAGCTCTTATTTTTCCGTAGGTTATCTGCATAATAGTGGAACACTTCGGTATACGGATTTCCAACGTATATCAGCCCGGATGAATGCCGATTATAAACTGTTTGACGGTAAGTTGGTTGTCGGTGAGAATTTTACAGTGAACAACACGGGAGAGGTGCAGGTGCCCGGGGATGTGCTTGATCTATCCCTGAAGGCATTGCCGGTCATACCTGTACATACCGTAGATGGAATTGGTTGGGGCGGTCCCGCCCTTGGGATGAATGATCGTCATAACCCGATGCGCCTGTTGCATGATAACAGGAATAATAAATACAATTACTGGCGCCTATTTGGAAATGTTTACGCCGATTTGCAGCTTATCAAAGATTTGCATTTACGCACAAGCTATGGCATAGACTACAGTAATTTTTACAAACGTAACCTGGAAGTTTCCTATCGCTCAGGTTTTATGAGTAGCAGTCGAAGTGCTGTCAATATGGAACAGTCTCAGGGATTAAAGTGGACCTGGTCGAATACTGCAACATACAGAAAAGAGATTGACAGACACACGATAGATCTACTGGCTGGTGTAGAAATGAACCGACAGAACGATATCAGTTTTAATGCATATACAGCGGGAGATGGCGCTTTCGCTATTGAAACACCAGAATACATGTGGCCCGGTGTAAGTACAGGGACAGCCGCCGTTGGCGGTGGTTCCACAGGTTTTTCACTCCTTTCATACTTTGGAAAAGCAAACTACTCTTTTGATGACCGCTACCTGGCCTCATTCACCGTGAGACATGACGGTTCTTCCCGTTTTGGAAAAAACAACCGCTTTGCAACCTTTCCGGCTGTAACAGCAGGATGGCGAATCTCATCCGAACGATTTATGGCTGGTACCAAGGATTATATCTCTGATCTTAAACTGCGTGCCGGCTGGGGGCAGACCGGTAATCAGGGCATCGGTAACCTGGCGACCTATGCGCTCTTTGTACCTGAATATGGGGTGGGTGACCCCACCTGGAATATTGTCGATGGTACCGCTTATGATCTTTCAGGTACCGGAACAGGGACTCTCCCTTCCGGATACCGAAAAATCCAGACTGAAAATAATGATCTAAAATGGGAAACAACGACACAGACCAATATCGGCCTGGACTTTACACTGTTCGGTCAGAGTCTCTATGGATCAGTCGATTGGTACATTAAAGCGACAAAAGATATGCTGATCAATCCTGCTTATATCGGTGTCGTCGGTGAAGGTGGCTATCGCTGGGCTAATGGTGCTTCGATGGAAAATAAAGGTTTGGATATTACGACAGGATACCGCAATAAGACTGCTTTTGGTTTAGATTATGATGTGACCGCAGTCTTTTCGTCGTATAAAAATAAGGTGACCCATTTGCCCGAAGCCGTGGAAAATTCCTATGGTGGTCGTCAGGGTGATAATATTATCGGTAGACCATTGGGCTCATTCTATGGTTACTTAACGGATGGGATCTTTCAGAATCAAAAAGAGGTTGATGATCATGTTAACCAGACCGGTAAAGGCATTGGCCGTTTGCGTTACCTTAATGTCTATGGTGCTGATCAGCAGATCACAGATATGGACCGAACCTGGATCGGCAGCCCGCATCCCGATTTTTCCTATAGCTTGAATATTGCCTTGAAGTATAAAGGATTTGATCTGTCCGTCTATTTTCAGGGGGTACAGGGGATAGACGTTGAAAACTGGTTGAAAAAACAGACTGATTTCTGGAGTGTCGATGATGTGAACTCCAATAAAGGTGTACGGTTACTCAATGCCTGGACTCCACAGAATCCAACCTCGACAATTCCGGCTTTGCAGACAACAAACAATAACGATGAGGGGCGTCTGTCCAATTATTTTATCGAAAACGGATCCTATATGAAGCTTCGAAACCTCTCGCTTGGCTATACCTTACCAACGGCAACAGCTTCTCGCTTACGGATGAGCCGCCTACGTGTGTATGTTACCGGACAGAACCTGTTTACAGTTAAATCGAAGAATTTTACAGGCGTAGATCCTGAGAATGTAGGTTGGGGGTATCCGATCCCGACGACATGGACCGCAGGGGTAAATATTGGCTTTTAG
- a CDS encoding RagB/SusD family nutrient uptake outer membrane protein translates to MKKITNKIAIMMVFAGLLSGCTKFLDQTPNGVLSSDQVKEPERLLTATYAALGNDHYDVPFSLWPYGTVRSDDAYKGGSGPQDIQTFHFLEVSSNVTTNFAEVDKLWFQLYVAISRANTTIKTIQEMNNFDGKEGKLAEAKFLRGHFYFMLKTLFKYVPYIDENVPVDSYETVSNRALSNDALWQKIVDDFQYAVDHLPAVQTEVGRANRIAAAAYLAKTYLYKAYRQDNEERHALTGINPGDLEKVLQNTDIVLASNHALEADFAFNFLPGKYENGTEALFSIQFSKDDGTKFGRVNFSDLLSVPMGLGCCDFNKPSQNLVNAFRTTGKGVPLDNYNTLNSFHASEKYDPRLFHTVAIPGLPYKYNTKRIYEESWNRNPADYSVYASLKENVDPDCDCFVPMAPFFANTKNRIVLRVADVLLMRAEALIELHRPAEALPLINQLRIRAKNSATMTGYATDKMLVETYKNGDNIIWNEENARKALRAERRLELAMENGRFFDLVRWGIADQTMNAYYETEKSRRSYYAVAHFTANKSEYLPIPEAQIRLSKYLYKQNPGY, encoded by the coding sequence ATGAAAAAAATAACCAATAAAATCGCGATAATGATGGTGTTTGCGGGGCTGCTGTCCGGATGCACCAAGTTCTTGGATCAGACACCTAATGGTGTACTGAGCTCCGATCAGGTAAAGGAACCAGAAAGATTACTGACAGCCACTTATGCAGCTTTAGGCAATGACCATTATGATGTGCCTTTTAGCTTATGGCCTTATGGTACAGTACGATCTGACGATGCATATAAAGGTGGATCGGGACCGCAGGATATACAGACGTTCCATTTTCTTGAGGTCTCCAGTAATGTCACGACCAATTTTGCGGAGGTGGATAAACTGTGGTTTCAGCTTTATGTTGCTATTTCACGGGCTAATACGACCATCAAAACGATTCAGGAAATGAACAATTTTGATGGCAAGGAGGGGAAGTTGGCCGAAGCGAAATTCCTACGGGGACACTTCTATTTTATGCTCAAAACGCTTTTTAAATATGTACCCTATATTGATGAAAATGTACCGGTAGATAGCTATGAGACCGTATCAAATAGAGCATTGAGCAATGATGCGCTCTGGCAAAAGATTGTCGATGATTTTCAATATGCAGTAGATCATTTGCCAGCTGTACAAACGGAAGTCGGTCGTGCCAATCGAATTGCGGCGGCGGCTTATCTTGCTAAAACATATCTGTACAAAGCCTATCGTCAGGATAACGAAGAACGACATGCGCTAACTGGAATCAATCCGGGAGATCTGGAAAAAGTATTGCAGAATACGGACATCGTACTTGCATCAAACCATGCTCTTGAAGCAGATTTTGCCTTTAACTTTTTGCCGGGGAAATATGAAAATGGTACTGAAGCACTGTTTTCAATACAATTTTCAAAAGATGATGGTACGAAATTCGGCCGTGTGAATTTCTCGGATCTGCTTTCTGTACCGATGGGTCTGGGCTGTTGTGATTTCAACAAACCTAGCCAGAATTTGGTGAACGCATTCCGTACAACGGGAAAAGGGGTACCGCTTGATAATTACAATACATTGAATAGCTTCCATGCATCGGAAAAATACGACCCAAGGTTATTCCATACTGTGGCAATTCCGGGATTACCTTATAAATATAATACCAAACGCATTTACGAGGAGAGCTGGAACCGCAATCCTGCGGACTATTCGGTGTATGCTTCGTTGAAGGAGAATGTCGATCCAGATTGTGATTGTTTTGTTCCGATGGCACCATTCTTTGCAAATACAAAAAACCGTATTGTCCTGCGTGTTGCCGATGTCCTATTGATGCGTGCTGAGGCGCTGATTGAATTGCACCGTCCCGCCGAAGCTTTACCGCTGATCAACCAGTTACGTATCCGTGCAAAAAATAGTGCAACCATGACGGGCTATGCAACGGATAAAATGTTGGTAGAAACCTATAAAAATGGAGATAACATTATATGGAATGAGGAGAATGCACGGAAGGCTTTACGTGCGGAACGTCGTCTGGAATTGGCGATGGAAAATGGTCGCTTCTTCGACCTGGTACGCTGGGGAATCGCGGATCAAACTATGAATGCGTATTATGAAACGGAGAAATCGCGTCGTTCTTATTACGCTGTAGCTCATTTTACAGCGAATAAGAGTGAATATTTGCCTATTCCGGAAGCACAAATCAGACTGAGCAAATACCTATACAAGCAGAATCCGGGATATTAA
- a CDS encoding glycoside hydrolase family 32 protein yields MKTNLYLFPALCFIALLTSCKSGDQTLPVDKPDDNASVDRSTSCIATQEAGLFQTFYKPQQGFVGDPMPYYNTDDKKYYLFYLYENANRHPIYVTKTSDYATFEGFMEILPAGTTGSQDEWIGTGSFIKRGQTYYCFYTGHNGNLNPAEKVMVATSADLLNWTKQPVEKIQAAVGYDQNNFRDPHVYWDESRGSYVMLVTTRKDGKGAIARYVSTDLNSWSIIDPLLATAASAVGKHEIETDAEILECPDIFKIGSKWYLTFSRINRDEHRKTFYRIAESPDGPWRICRDADGHHETFDGLFLYAGKTATDGTTRYFSGWCSTGQTVNTNNELPWSGSLISHKLVQGPTGRLYPTIPAAINNKFNKELAFEKLNAVGNVSENNKTYNITAQSDARSYARFNRNTASVKMSLTIDASQSDHFGFTFGACDNPSELYSIAFDLTSSNRWGMPALFMNRETVLGGTAGKTELNFTPLIVPANKVFDVKIVIEKSICVVYVNNNVAFTNRIYKMDQNPWTIYADQGTIKVNTLKVEKS; encoded by the coding sequence ATGAAAACTAACTTGTATTTATTTCCAGCATTATGCTTTATAGCATTGCTGACGAGCTGTAAAAGTGGGGATCAGACCCTGCCTGTTGACAAACCTGATGACAATGCTTCGGTAGACCGATCTACCTCCTGTATTGCGACACAAGAGGCAGGTCTGTTTCAGACTTTTTATAAGCCGCAGCAAGGATTTGTCGGTGATCCAATGCCTTATTATAATACCGATGACAAAAAGTACTATTTGTTCTATCTCTACGAAAATGCAAATCGCCACCCGATCTATGTTACCAAAACCAGTGATTATGCAACATTTGAAGGCTTTATGGAAATATTGCCTGCTGGCACTACCGGAAGTCAGGATGAATGGATTGGAACAGGCAGCTTTATTAAGAGAGGTCAGACTTACTACTGTTTTTATACTGGTCATAACGGTAACCTGAATCCGGCTGAAAAAGTGATGGTCGCAACATCGGCCGACTTGCTGAACTGGACGAAACAGCCTGTGGAGAAAATACAGGCCGCCGTGGGCTATGACCAGAATAATTTTAGGGATCCACATGTATACTGGGACGAAAGTCGCGGTAGCTATGTGATGCTGGTCACGACCCGTAAGGATGGCAAAGGGGCGATTGCACGGTATGTATCCACGGATCTGAACAGCTGGTCTATCATAGATCCGCTGCTAGCGACTGCAGCATCCGCAGTAGGTAAACATGAGATTGAAACGGATGCTGAAATATTGGAATGTCCAGATATATTTAAAATCGGCAGTAAATGGTATTTAACATTTTCACGGATAAATAGGGATGAGCACCGGAAGACTTTTTATCGAATTGCTGAATCTCCGGATGGCCCCTGGAGGATCTGTCGTGATGCAGATGGTCATCATGAAACTTTCGATGGTTTATTTCTATATGCTGGCAAGACAGCTACGGATGGAACGACGCGCTATTTCTCGGGTTGGTGTTCAACAGGTCAGACGGTGAACACCAACAATGAATTACCTTGGTCAGGAAGTTTAATTTCGCATAAATTAGTTCAGGGACCGACGGGGAGATTGTATCCAACTATTCCTGCTGCAATAAACAATAAGTTTAATAAAGAATTGGCTTTTGAAAAGCTGAATGCAGTTGGAAATGTTTCTGAAAATAATAAAACATACAATATTACAGCACAGTCTGACGCAAGAAGTTATGCACGATTCAACCGTAATACAGCTAGCGTTAAAATGTCGCTGACAATAGATGCTTCGCAGTCAGATCATTTCGGTTTCACCTTTGGCGCATGTGACAATCCTTCGGAGCTGTATAGTATTGCCTTTGATCTGACGTCTTCAAACCGTTGGGGTATGCCTGCACTATTTATGAATCGAGAAACGGTTCTAGGCGGAACCGCCGGTAAAACAGAACTTAATTTTACGCCATTGATTGTGCCTGCCAATAAGGTCTTTGATGTAAAAATTGTAATCGAGAAATCGATCTGTGTGGTTTACGTAAATAATAATGTTGCTTTTACCAATCGGATCTATAAAATGGATCAGAACCCCTGGACCATTTATGCAGATCAGGGTACGATCAAAGTCAATACATTGAAAGTAGAGAAATCATAA
- a CDS encoding glycoside hydrolase family 32 protein: protein MDRIKKYGTIMLFASLLSSAFAQVGQRDMNQAVEKYRPIFHFTPKQGWMNDPNGMVYLNGNYHLFFQHNPEKSVWGPMHWGHAISKDLIHWDEQKIALYPDSLGTIFSGSAVIDKNNTAGFGKGAMVAIFTHHNHQEEDRKTGLHENQSLAYSLDQGVTWTKYKGNPVLPNPGIWDFRDPKVMWFEKSKSWIMTLATKDCITFYSSKDLKEWKKESEFGKEVGAHGGVWECPDLIPMKYQGETKWVLLVSINPGGPNGGSVTQYFVGDFDGHQFQPADTSIKWLDWGPDNYAGVTWSNLGERHLMIGWMSNWQYANVVPTTRWRSSSTIPRELALQKINQKYYVSSNAAPEVTKAFQSVKKYQANQSKELTVQEQLSQAFRLEINKLKVQNFKLILSNAIGNELVVGYVKDQDAYYIDRSKSGEIAFNADFPKRSTAGRLSKSETLSLSLYIDVSSVELFADGGLTAMTSLFFPEEPITRIRIVGDNNLIFRDINIATFRDK from the coding sequence ATGGATAGAATAAAGAAATATGGAACCATCATGCTCTTTGCGAGTTTGTTGAGTTCAGCTTTTGCTCAAGTAGGACAGCGAGACATGAATCAGGCTGTTGAAAAATACCGGCCGATCTTCCATTTTACCCCCAAACAGGGCTGGATGAATGATCCCAATGGAATGGTGTATCTTAATGGGAATTACCATCTCTTTTTTCAGCATAACCCCGAAAAATCTGTTTGGGGACCCATGCACTGGGGGCATGCCATTAGTAAGGATCTGATTCATTGGGACGAACAAAAAATTGCTTTGTATCCCGATAGCTTGGGAACGATCTTTTCGGGAAGTGCAGTGATTGATAAGAATAATACCGCTGGTTTTGGAAAGGGGGCTATGGTTGCTATTTTTACGCATCATAATCATCAAGAGGAAGACCGTAAAACCGGCCTACACGAAAATCAGAGTTTGGCCTATAGCCTGGATCAGGGAGTAACCTGGACCAAATATAAAGGCAACCCGGTATTGCCAAATCCAGGGATTTGGGATTTTCGGGATCCAAAGGTGATGTGGTTCGAAAAATCAAAAAGCTGGATTATGACCCTGGCAACTAAAGATTGTATTACCTTTTATTCATCCAAAGATTTAAAAGAGTGGAAAAAGGAGAGCGAATTTGGTAAGGAAGTGGGAGCACATGGTGGAGTCTGGGAATGTCCTGACCTGATTCCAATGAAATATCAAGGTGAAACCAAATGGGTATTATTGGTCAGCATCAATCCGGGAGGCCCCAATGGTGGTTCGGTAACACAGTATTTTGTAGGTGATTTCGATGGGCATCAATTCCAGCCAGCAGATACATCAATCAAATGGCTGGATTGGGGACCAGATAATTACGCGGGTGTAACTTGGAGCAATTTAGGAGAGCGGCACCTGATGATCGGTTGGATGAGTAACTGGCAATATGCCAATGTGGTGCCAACGACGCGCTGGCGCTCATCTTCGACAATCCCGCGTGAACTAGCTTTGCAAAAGATAAATCAAAAATATTATGTAAGCAGCAATGCAGCACCCGAGGTGACTAAAGCATTTCAGTCTGTAAAAAAATATCAGGCAAATCAATCCAAAGAGCTCACTGTACAGGAGCAGCTGTCGCAAGCATTTCGGTTGGAGATCAATAAGCTAAAAGTACAGAATTTTAAACTTATTTTGTCTAATGCTATTGGAAATGAGTTGGTTGTCGGTTATGTCAAAGATCAGGATGCATATTATATTGATCGTTCAAAATCCGGGGAAATTGCTTTCAATGCAGATTTCCCAAAAAGAAGCACAGCAGGACGACTATCCAAAAGCGAAACATTATCATTAAGCCTATATATCGATGTCAGTTCTGTAGAGCTCTTTGCTGACGGTGGATTAACCGCAATGACAAGCTTGTTTTTTCCAGAGGAACCAATTACACGGATACGTATAGTGGGCGATAATAACCTAATATTTCGGGATATAAATATTGCCACATTCAGGGACAAATAA